atatatgtatgtatatatgtatgcatatgtgtatatatgtatgtatatatatttatgtacatgtgtgtatatataaatatgtgtatgtatatacgtgtgtatatatatatgtgcgtgtatgtatatgtgtgtacaaatatgtatttgtacatatgtatgtatataataaaagaaaatggatggatatgtgtatatgtatgtatatatctgtgtgtatatatgtatgtatatgtgtatataaatatgtatgtagacactagtgatttagggctatataagtaaacattgattgatatatatatatatatacatatatatatatatgtgtatatgtgtgtacatatgtattgaaatgtgtatgtatatttacatacatacatatacatgaatacatacatatatatatatacatatctttttacatatatgtatgcatgtatatatgtatacatatgtatgtatgtgtatatatatatatatatatacgcatatatatatgtatgtttatatatatatatatatatatgtgtgtatatatgtatgtttatatatatatatatatgtgtgtatgtatatatttttatatatgtatgtatatatatatatgtaagtatatatgtgtatatatctgtatgtatatatgtgtgtatacatatatgcgtatatatgtatgtatatatgtacctatatgtgtgtatatataaatgtgtatatatgtatgtgtttatatatgtttgtatatgtgtgtatgtatgtatatatgtgtgtatatatatgcatgtgtttatatatttgtatatatgtgtatatgtatgtatatatgtgtgtgtttatgtatgtacacatatatatatatatgtatatgtataatatatatgtatatatatataatatatacgtttgtatatatgtgtgtatatatgtatataaatgtgtagatatatatgtatgtctatacacgtgtaaatatatgtatacatatgtgtatatacatgtgtgtatatttatatatataatggatatatgtatgtatatatatgtatatatgagtatatatgtatatatatatatacgtatgtgtattaatgtatgtatatgtgtgtctatacatacgtgtgtatatatatattttatatatgtatgtgtattaatgtttgtattgtgtatatatatatctatgtatatatatgtgtgtatatatatatagtatatatatctatatatatgtatgtgtatatatatatgtgtgtttatgtatgtataagtgtatgtatgtaaatgagtatatatatttgtgtatatttatgtatacatctatatgtaagtgtacatgtgtatatgtatgtatatatatatacatgtgcgtATAttggtgtgtatatatgcatatgtatatatgtattcatatgtatatatatatgtgtgtgtatatatgtatatatatatatatgtgtgtgtgtgtatatgtatgtatatatatatatatacatgtgcgtATAttggtgtgtatatatgcatatgtatatatgtattcatatgtatatatatatgtgtgtgtatatatgtatatatatatatgtgtgtgtgtatgtatatagatgtatatatgcatattcatacatatgcatatacctatatttatgtgtgtgtgtgtatatatatgtgttaatgtatgtgtgaatatatttatgtatataaatgtatttatgtatagtaTGATACATTGCTTGTTACACACACTATTTACAATGCCAAAGTCacatacagcagtggtccccaaccaccggtctggtgagaaacattaaataatttattaacGACTGCCTTTTCTTCCAATTAACTTTCGCCTGTCACACTAGACACACCACTAAGCTTATTTaaagatgtacaataaaactcctcatcgGAAGTTACCATTTGTTATAcatgttataactttgtgacatgatacaatgcacattaatgaatgAAATATaaaagtgacagattgtagccaaaggctgatttccatctgcagtgcCCAGCAGGTTGATGACAACCTGCTGGGGATCTCAtagcaaagaaacaagcccaagGCCCCCATTGCTGTTATAGTGAGTTggatttttcatgcacttattttggCTGTATTCATCTGGCAAAAGTGGaaccggtccctgaaaataatgtcACATTAAACCGGTCTGTGGTgcaaaaaaaaggttggggactgcTGACATTCAGTATGTACATCCAGTGGAAGAAACTGTATAAAATTGAGGAAACATTTTTAGGGATTTGTTCATGTGGGTTTATATGTTTGACCATTTCTTTGTGTAACGAGGACACTAAAAGCACCTGATGGTGATATTGTCCTGCTGCTGTCTGCAGGCCCTGCGTCTGCGTGGAGGTGGGCAGCGGCTCCGGCGTGGTGTCTGCCTTTCTTGCGTCCGTGTTAGGACCTTCATCCGTCTATTTGTAAGTTTACTACCatcttctcttcttcttcttcttcttccatgtTACAATGTTGTCAAATATTGTTGCAGTTGCACGGATGTGAATGGCACAGCAGCACAGTGCAGCAGCAAGACCGCAGCCTGCAACAACGTGTGCCTGCAGCCGGTCATCACAGACCTGGTCAGATCCAGCATCAAACTTTTTATTCCAATCTTGAGGACTTTTTAATGCTCACTGATTATTTGCTCTCTGGTCTAGGTGGAATGTTTCCTGCCCCGGTTAAGTGGACAAGTGGACGTGCTACTCTTCAATCCCCCTTATGTGGTGACGTCATCCAATGAAGTGGCTTTGACTCTCTGATGAAAAACTCTAAAATGTTTAAGAAGTTGGTGACATATTTTCATTCCGTCAAGGTGGGCAGCACAGGTATAGAAGCTGCCTGGGCAGGCGGGAGGCGAGGTCGTGAGGTCATCGACAGGTTTCTGCCAGTCGTGTCCCAGTTGCTGTCCAGTCAAGGACTCTTCTACTTGGTCACCATAGCAGAAAATGATCCAGGTGGGTTCATGTTGGATGTTGTCACTTTAGGGTCATGATTCAGACAAGTCACATCTATTGACaattaacttaaaggcctactgaaatgagattttcttatttaaacggggatagcaggtccattctatgtgtcattcttgatcattttgcgatattgctatatttttgctgaaagggtttagtagagaacattgacgataaagttcgcaacttttggtcgctaataaaaaagccttgcctttaccggaagtagcagacgatgtgcgcgtgacatcacaggttgtagggctcttcatatcctcacattgtttataatcgtagccagcagcagctagagctattcggaccgagaaagcgacaatttccccattaatttgagcgaggatgaaagattcgtggatgaggaaatttagagtgaaggactagaagaaaaaaaaggtgattgcagtgggagcgattcagatgttattagacacatttactaggataattctggaaaatcccggaaaatcccttatctgcttattgttttagtgagattattttagtgaatgttacataTCTTGTGAAGTCATCTACCGAACCAGAGCCCATTTCGTCGCTCAGACCGTGTGAATTAAATAATATGCAtctattattttgatcacttaattgcatGATTTTGTCACCCTGGTCCATTatacttcaaaactgatatggttGACATTATGAGCCAAAGAGAAATCCAAAATAATCATCATTTCTTATTTTATAGACACCATAGCCtgtttcctcatgctctttcagcatttcctcaatcaccttgaggaaaacatcagtagaagaggacacaaaatacaatactaattattttcttttttactcATTTGCATGCGTCgtgtttgctctttttttcacCCGGTTTTATCGAGGGGGCTCAAACCAAAACCTTTCCTCTTCACAGTCAGGTCCATTAAaagtaataaatatataatagCTGTTATTACACAATTGGATTAGAGGAGCCATACTTTCCCTGTATTGCCATCATTTGGAAACATGCAGGCTGAccccttctttagttgtattgctacaatCTGGCCGACATATTCCTTCCACAAACTACGCAAAACAATCATGATTCAGGATGAAGATGCTACTGAAACACATACTACACAATAGCTCCAGTGGAGCTGTCCATCTTAAGTGAAGACATGTCATCTAATTTCACATCTCACGTTGTTCCTTCTCATCCTAGAGGAGATCATCCAGCTGCTGAGCGGCTATGGTCTGCACGGATACCCACACCTGTCAACCAGGGCTGGAAATGAGAGACTTGCAGTCCTGCGCTTCCATAAGCGCCAACCAGAGCTTTTAACGAGAGATTTCAAGTTCTGCACTTCCATAAGTGCCAACAAACCTGAACTTTAAATGCTTTTGTAAGTCTACCCTTAAAGTCTTGTTTTTAAAATATAACAAACTGTGTTGATACCTCTGTCTTATTAATCATCAGGACCACAAACCTGAGGGTGAAAATATGAGAAATGGGTGAGTAACGATACTTGAGGTCCTGATAACAAAAAGGTTCAGTTTAATCTGGATTTAAGGGAGGCTGCAAAAATGATCATGCTTTACATCTGCATGGACAAGTTTTGATAATTATGTTGACAAGTCATTGACTGTAGACAAGAAGTTGCTGTACAGAACAAAATATAGTAACTATTTTACTGCTGAGGAGTCACACATGTACTGTGTACATAAtgtgtactgtatttccttgaattgccgccggggcgctaattcatttaaaacctcttctcactcctgcacttaccaaaggcatgtggtaaaagtaagcatgtgctaattattttaaaacttcttctcgcTTCGGCACTTactaaaggtatgcagtaaaaatttgagtgtgatgtaagcttggaccttaaatcttactgaatagctcttaatcttcttccctttatgcgatttcaaattacctgtattgaaatcggcctctgccattttgaaaatgatgacatgggaagtgtcactcgtgatgtcacgagtttgacgaggcgctaattattttgtgaagcgagtttgacccggcagtaattcaaggcaagtgcatactatatgtcctgcggcaattcaagcaaatacggtatacagtatatgtgcatACACTACAAGTAAAggtattgaattgaattgaattatatttatacatagcgctttttctctagtgactctaagcgctttacatagtgaaacccaatatctaagttaaatttaaaccagtgtgggtgacactgggagcaggtgggtaaagcgtcttgcccgaggacacaacggcagtgaccaggatggtggaagcgggaatcgaacctgcaaccctccagttgctgggacggccactctaccaaccgagcaatgccGCCTCAAGGTAAACCATTTACAAAGAATACCATTTTTTCTAGACGCAGTTAAGGCGTTTAGGgattctggtttggtggctgcgggattacaTCTGTgtgttttgcagatgatgtagtcctgatggctttatctggccgggatcttcagttttcactggattggttcacagccgagtgtgaagcaaccagaatgagaatcagcacttccaagttagagtccatggttctcgcccgaaaaagggtggagtgccatctccgggttggggaggagagctTGCCTCAAatatacctaggagtcttgttcacgagtgagagaagagtgg
Above is a genomic segment from Nerophis ophidion isolate RoL-2023_Sa linkage group LG27, RoL_Noph_v1.0, whole genome shotgun sequence containing:
- the LOC133544349 gene encoding methyltransferase N6AMT1-like isoform X1, whose protein sequence is MSGSYPTPLYSHAARGDFRDVYEPSEDSFLLIDSLEKDAEKLQRMRPCVCVEVGSGSGVVSAFLASVLGPSSVYFCTDVNGTAAQCSSKTAACNNVCLQPVITDLVECFLPRLSGQVDVLLFNPPYVVTSSNEVGSTGIEAAWAGGRRGREVIDRFLPVVSQLLSSQGLFYLVTIAENDPEEIIQLLSGYGLHGYPHLSTRAGNERLAVLRFHKRQPELLTRDFKFCTSISANKPEL
- the LOC133544349 gene encoding methyltransferase N6AMT1-like isoform X2, coding for MSGSYPTPLYSHAARGDFRDVYEPSEDSFLLIDSLEKDAEKLQRMRPCVCVEVGSGSGVVSAFLASVLGPSSVYFCTDVNGTAAQCSSKTAACNNVCLQPVITDLVECFLPRLSGQVDVLLFNPPYVVTSSNEVGSTGIEAAWAGGRRGREVIDRFLPVVSQLLSSQGLFYLVTIAENDPEEIIQLLSGYGLHGYPHLSTRAGNERLAVLRFHKRQQT